The segment TGCAAGTGTTGGCatttggtttgttttgcagCCATCAGTGAAGCACCACTGCACTTCCTGCAGCTGAGAGGCAGCGGTGGTTTGCCAGGGGATGGGTTGAGtactgggaggaaaaaaatcGAGTCGTGACACTGACACAGGAGAGGGCTGAGAGGATGTTAGCAGCATGAGATAGATGAGGGGAAGTAAATTGTCATTTGAAGCTTGAAATATTGCATCAGATCCGGCAGTGCTGAGGGTCTGAAGTTACTGTGAAGCTGACAATCTGCATAGCCAGGAAGCAGACTAGAGATTATAAAAGAGGGGCATTTCCTCTGCTGTTTGGACATACAGCAATATATGGTCATCCAAGCGGAAGTCAGTGTTATATGTGGGGCTCTGGCAGACATTGAAACTAATTGGAGATCACAGTCAGcagaaggagaaggaggggTCTTAACAGCATCTCTCTTTATCTAATCTTTCAGTTTCAGAAGACAGTAGATGAGGACTGAGGGTGGGTCCAAAAAGAGGGAGGGTTATAaaaggagaagaggaggaggagacagtaACAAAAAGAAGACAGAGCGGAAGACAGAGAGAAGAGGAGCACTGACAGGAGATCAAAGACTGTCGTTCAAAGATGGATTTAAGTTTCCTTCAAGTCCTGGAGAGAGAAACAGTCCTGGAGGTTCTTCGCAGAGACAAGCAGCTGCGAATAATTGAAGAAGACAGAATCAGGTGAGTCATTTCAGGAAACTTGTATATGATCTGAAATGAAACTGATTCCTCGTGATGCTGGGAGAAGTCAGTAACTCATAAGTGATCATCAATCGGCTGTGTGAGCAAAATAATCACTAtgtgcttttttctttctctaagcAAAACCCATTTCAAACAGGGTGTGATTGTTCAGTCTGTGAgcttttcagtctgtctgtttccCTCTGAGTCAAGTCTACGCAAATCCAAGCAGCTTTAAAttcaacatgcacacacaagtgGTACCAACCCTCTTAACTATAAACAATTAAATAGTGGTTAAAACAAAGCATTTTAAGTTTTGTTGTACCAACACCTTAGTGTGTTGCATTTTTTCTGAGTTATGCTTCATATAGCTGATATCCAGAGGTTGATGGAGGGATGTTGATGGAGGAATCAGCAGTGACTATAGTAAAAGATGTCCATGTCCCTCCATGTTCTCTCACCTCAGGAGGATGAAGTACGAGCTGCAGGAGCTTCGAAGGAAGGGCGCCAAGAGCTTTGCCCGACAGTACAGCGAGCGGACCTGCGCCCGCTGCCAGAGGCCGCTCGGAAAGTTCTGGAACTCGGGCGCCGTGTGCCGTGGCTGCAGCCACCGCATCTGCAGCAAGTGCCGCATAGGAGCAGCGGATTGGAAGTGCACAGTGTGCTATGCATACAGGTAGAGAAATGAAACCAGCGGCTGAGAGAATGTGTGACTCAGTGGGCTTAAATCACAGCGCTGCCTGACTGTATGTGTCAAAGAAACAATGATGGGACACACTTTTTTGTACATCACAGGGGCAGAAAAGACTTTCCCTTCATTTTCAAACAAGAAATGTGACATTCTTCAAGATGGTGTCCTGAGATCAATTTCTGGATCTAAAGCAAAAGGCCAGATGAGAGATGaggcaagagaaaaaaaaactagaggACCAAGCCAAACAAAGACTAATAAGTCTGACTTTCTGGAATTAAGAAAAAGTATAGAAAATAAATCAGTTAAAGTGTGgtttttcattttgttcacCAAATTTAGAGAGAAAACAGAGATGATCACTTGAATCTGCTGAGAACTTTGCTTTCCTGATGGAATTGCAGGAATCAATCATTCAGTaaatcagaaaaataaaaaagaacaaaaaaaacataaaactcaaGATGAAATAAGAGAAATTGCCTCGAAAACAACCCTAAACTAATAACGTCAGATAACTGGATTAACCACACTCACTGCCTTCCCTTTTTCATCGTCAGTACGATTTGCTAACAACCTATTTGTGGTATCATTTCTGATGACGGTGTGTGTCCTCCTTACAGGGATGTGAAGATCAGGTCTGGAGAGTGGTTTTTAGAGGAAAAATTAAAGAAATTTCCAGTCACCACAGGTTTGTTCACACTCACACTGCACATGTACAAATTTGTTATCATCAATTATTGATGCTTCCTTGATATCATCAAGTCAAACAACACTGAGTCATGAAACATTGATGATCCAAGCTGCTTATTCAAGCTGATTTATTATCACCAGTTTATCGTGTAACATTGATACAAGAAGCTGGTTATCTAACTGCAACATCCATGTTTTTACAGACAGATTTGAGACGGTTGGGGAGAAAGTACTGAAGATCTACAATGTGCTGAGGTATGATCAACCTTTATGTGACGATGCAGCTCTTATTCATTCAATGAATTCATGTTTTTACATCTTTTTGCTCTATTTAGCAGCCATATATCAGTTGTACCTCCCACTCCTCCACCCCACTTGGACTATCATTTTTTGAGCAGATCTGGGGTAAATCACTCATACATTTTGGCATAACTTTCCAATGAAAGTGTAAAACGTATGAATTGAGGACCATTTATCGTTGCTTTCATCTGCAGGACCTCAAAAACTCAAAGCCTTTTACCAAGTCAATGGAGAATCTAATGGTTTCCTTCACGAGTCACATTAAAAGTAAGTTCATGCTATCATGTCTGTTATATAGTCAACACTCCTTGAATTTAGCACTCAATACATATGACACCTCAGCCAGTGTCATCTTGATGAGAAAGTATACCTCGAGGTTCGAAGCATGACTTCCTGTGGATAACATCACAACCTACTCTGTTCAGTGAGCTAAGTATTTGCACTGTGACCACAACGGAAATTAGCCAGAAATAATACAATGTAGAAAAAAACCCACTTATGTCACCTGCTGCATCAGCAGATATGACGCAAGCAGCAGTTAACAGAACAAGTCCACAGCTCTTTGtacatttttcaaaattttTGTCCAAATTTGTGCCATTGCAGAAATGTCAAATTCTCAGAATGACGTGCGAGAAGACCTGCTGAGAGTCGACAATGGCCGAAAAAGATCGTGTTTCAACTTCTGCACACAAAAGAGCCTGTCTGAAACCGACATCAGCAAGTCCAGCACCGTAAGTCAGTCTCAGCTTTCTCTGCTGAAAGACTTTCTTGTGGTCATTGCATCAACTTCAGTCACCAAACTCTGCAGTCTTAGAGGTATCACCACCACAGGAGCAGTAGTTGTAAACTTCAAAGCCTTGTTACAAAGCATACAATTTGATCTGAGAATTTAGATTTTCACAACagtgaaaaatcaataaaatggACCTGAGTTTGTAAAAGACATGGCAGCCCCTGTAGGTGATGAGAAGGAAtatcaaaaactgaaaaagtcaAAAAAGACAAGTGCCAGgacctaaaaaaaaatggaaatgtaACTGGCATTATTAATCAAACCAATCGAACACCATCTGAATAATCTAACTCTATTTGATATCAGTGAGTTAATGTGTTAAAGAGGAAACAATCTATCTTTCTTGTACAGCTCTTTAAAGTTCCAAGTCTTCCAAACCTgttcaagaaaaacaaagacagcGACCATGAGGGCTCATCCACCGGAGCCGAAGAGGAAACCTCCTTCAGTTCTGAGCAATCTGGAGGAAAGAGAGTGAGTCAAAGCTGAtgataatttaaaaagaaaaaagaaagaaacacccCATCCTGTGTTTGAAATATCAAATTATAGATTGTGATCATTTCAGCCTCATCCCCCGCCGAAATAGAATTACATTCCCTCGAACTGCATCTTTCTTTCCTCTGAGACAGAACATGATAAGCTACAGCCTGTCATTTTCTTTCTCagggcagctgcagcagcatcagcacAGACTGCAGCCTCTTCGAGAGCATCTCTGTGGCTGGGGAGCTGGAGCTGGCAGTGGCCTACAACTCCAACAGGTCCTGCCTGGACATCACAGTTGGTGCATGCAGAAATCTCACATATGGAGACAGCAAGAGGAAGTGTCACCCGTAAGGACAACTTCAAACCACTGTGCAttagatgtggtgtttttctccatcacaACCTCAATATGTTGCATTTATTTCATCGTGCAGATATGTTAAACTTTACGTGCTGCCAGACAAAAGCTGCAAACTGAAGACGTCAGTGAAGAAAAACACGACGGATCCGGTTTTTAATGAAGTTTTAAAGGTAAAAGGAAGAAATACCATAATGGTCAGCTTCTCTTACATCACGCTTCACTTAATCACTGTGTGGATAAGTTCCTTTTCTGCTTTTTGACAGTATGACGTAGAGCGCCATCTGCTGTTTGGAAAGAGACTGCAGGCCACGGTGTGGCATTCAGGGACCTTGAAAAGGAAAGTGTTTCTGGGTGAGGTgctcatcccactagacgcctGGAGATCGAAGGACATGGCCCTCCATTGCTTCAACTGGTACCCGCTGTGTCCGAAGGTAAAACAGAGCAGTTAAAATATACAGAATGTACAGCTTTGAGAATGCGGGTCCAGATTCGTGCATAAAAAATGTTGCCTTCTACCTTAAAGAGGACATTTCATTCTTGTCTGCGTTTGATGGTTATATTGTTTTCACTCATATagaaagtgtgaaaaaaaagtttttaatttACTGCTCCTGAACTGCTTGAAACACGATGTCTGTTGTCCAATCCTTTCATCCTGTACATATCTACCTCATCATGTTATACCACTTCAGATGAACATACATCTTGTATTTACTTTTGGTTTTACCCTGACTTTgattatatttttattcaagACTGATGTCTTTTATTACATGTCTCCTTATTAGTTTTGAATAGCTTTGTACAGCTGATAGagtaattattttcttttgaatCTTCCTGGATCAGGGCGAGAATCCAAGTGGAAACGCTGTGGGGACCAATGGAGAACTGCAGGCCAGAGTCAAGTACAGCTCCAACAACCTGGGTGAGCAGCTCAGCTCCATTAAATATGTGTCTGTTCCACATTATTCGATGTCAGTTCAGTGATAATTGAACATTTCAACATTTGCATTAGATTACATTTTCTTAAATTTGCTCAAATATCTTGTTTGTGAACAGAATAAACCATACGAATGCAAACGTTTAGATTTGTGTGAAGCTTCTACGTATTTAACCGAATCAtctcaaaacaaaagcagcatTAAGTCATTTAAATGCAAATATATGTTTCACTAAAAGCTACTTAACATTGTTTTGATTTGGGTGGAGATGCTCTGATCCTGTGccaggaaaagtaaaaaaaaaatttattaagAGTTTTTTTCAACTTGTTATTATTTTATGGCAAAGATCTCATTTAAACAAACAGAATAAGTAGAAATGTTATGTCTAGTATCAAATACATGAGTTGAATAACTTTCTTGTTGTAACTCAAGTATTGTAGTGAATTTTGTTATATAAAGTAATGTTTGATGGTGTGGTTATCAAGGGCCTTAATGTGCTACATTTGATAAGCAACTATTACATTTTTGTAAATTCTTCTAGAACTGAGTTCAAATCCACATTTAAAAGGGTATAAAACACAGATGACAGCAGGCTTCATCTCTCGGTTCTTTGATTTCAGCACTAGAGGTCAGAAGCACTTCTCTTTTGAACACTTCCAGGAGAGCTGCGCTCTTTTCACGCCTAGTCGCATGGCATTGATCGACTCACTCTCCTTATCGACATTGCCAAATACCTTCCCATTAATGCAAACATGGGTCAGAGTGCGCGCGTCAGAATGTAAATACTCTCATTGTGGCCCTGTGAGTCTCATTGTGTGCGCACCTCTGTGCCTGCGGGCCTGCgatgtgtgctgtgtgtgttcTGGTGTGTATGTGAAATGAATGCATTAATGATTTGAAGTGTTTAATaagtgttagtgtgtgtttatatagttatttatgtgtgtgttgtgtttaggTGTCTGACCATGGCAGCAGGCAGAGAGCTTGTCGATGCAGCGCCTAGTTCTAAAAGCGAAACGGGGCCTCTCATCGGCTGCTCCGGGACGTCACACTGAACTGGGATCTATGGGACCAAATTTTCTCCTGGGAAAGTCTTGCATGTACTAAAGTAACAGCAGAGATGTTCCTTCAAACATTCTCTGGCAACACTTCACTATAACCCCACTTATGAAGCATTCATTAGCAAAAAAAGATAATATTTACAACTCTTTCTGCAAGGCATTACTTAAAGTTAATTAACTGTTTGCAATACAAGTGAAACAGGTATTCATAAACGATATCcatgaaatgtatttattctaCTTCTTAATTATCTCCATTAAAGTATTTCTGAAACTGTCGTCTATCAAAGGCCATAGTTCCATCAGGCCTTAGTTCACGCTTGCTTGGCCCAGTAACAACCATTTATCTTGGATGAGGCAGATTTGTTAGTAAAAACGTCTTCAACAAGAAGATTGTTGAGGCTTGCAGATCAGTGCTACAGCACACACATGATTTCTCCGATTAGTTAAAGGTCTGTCCTGTTGTCAGCAGAGGCATTTTCTGCACCGGTTGCTTGCAAATCTAAAATTAACTGAGAGCCTCCAGACTAATTTGCATTGGCACATTTCTAGTGTTGCAAGGCCAGGCCATAAATTGCTGTTGTAAGATCTGAGAAAAGGGGAATTAGTCTTGAATTAAAGCAAATTTATCCAAAATAAACCATTTTTGGACACAAAACGAAGTTGATTTTAAGAACCTCTAGCCGTCAGAAAACTTAATTTTGAGATATTTAGTGTCCCCATACTTCAAATTCAGTCTCTATAATCTCCTGGACATTAACTTGCCATAACTAAACCACAGTTCACTTGCTGGTTTTCGCCaactatttaattatttttctttgatgTTAGTGTGCTATTTTTAAAGAGTTTTCACAAAAAATGacaccccaaaaaaaaagaggtaggACTTGAAATAAAGGAACAGTATGAAAAGGAAATTATGTTTgggaaggcaaggcaaggcaaggcatctatagcacatttcataccacaggcaactcaatgtgctttgtATGTGAACATTCTCAAGAAGATCAAGATCAAAGATTATTACCACTTGAAATTATCGTAATATGGATTCTTTAACTGCGATCATCTCCACCCATGAATGCTTCATAGATGGAGTTGTGTAGAAGTGCATAAATAATCTTCATTCTACATCACTTCCTGCTTTCAGATGTCAAGAGTAAAAGTGAAGTGTTGCTCGGTCAATTCGAGGTCTCTCTGCTGAATTCAGAGCAGTTTTCAGATTCAGCTTCCTCCTTAATGTGATGTTCTTCTGTCAATGGACTCAAAACATCCCTGCAAATGGCATTAGTGAGAAAGACTACAGGCTGACATTTCTGACAAATGAAATCTGGGGCCACACCCACCTCTCACAGGAAGCGGTTCCTTTGGAGTGAGACACGGGGGCCTGTCCGACTCTTCAGCGTTTCCTCCTGGACAATGAGGCCTTTCTTGTCTCGGAGGAAGCAGCGTGTGAAAGACATGCTCAGTCTCTGGTTTCACAGCGCCGACATGTTGTTTTGTAAGGAGCGCTGATTTCACTGACCTGGAATTCTGTGTTCTCacaagtcaccatggcaactggAAGCCCAACAAGTGGCATCACCGGTCCATCAGGTGgagaacatgacgacactcagtttatttatttaaatataaaaactcTGCACTTTATTTTCTGTGAGCAGTATTTATTCAGTTACAGCTGTCAGCTGGCCATTAATTAAATTGATTTATGAATCTTCCGCATGGCACTTGTATTTTCATGAATTGAActatttatttctctgtttaCAGTAACTCCCTGAGGTTGCAGCAGTGCTTTGAGCAGTTTACTGTCAGGATACTTTAACTTTTCTTTGTGACACTGTATATATATGATTTTTAAGCAATTTCGAGATATAGTTCTTTCACACacatccttgttttttttttatctttatggGGTCTGACAGTATTTTCTCTTACACTGAACAACACCTTCACCTTTACCCCATCCCTGAACAGATTCTAAATCAAACCATTAAATGGTCTTTTAAACTTCTGGTGTCCATTTTAGTTCCAATGAAGCAACCTGACTCCGCAAATTTAGAATAAACAAGGCctcacacacttttttttttttttttagacagtcATTATCAATGACTTGACAGTAAACAAATGGATACAGATCAATATCACGTGAcaattgttttcctttttccccaaaaaaattatatttataaAGTTTGCTCGTATTTTTCAGCTGTTCATCGGTGCCTCCCCTTCATGCTCAGTTGAAATTTATCCTGACAGGAGTTTGGTTTCAACTTTGATTTTAAATACATCACAGACTACATCACAAAGGACAAAACATTACAAAGATACATGCAGCCAGCTTATGCAGATGATGTTATCATGTGACTATTCTGCAGATGTTACCATTGAAGAATCTTCACATCCATATGGGCCTGTAGGTACCTGCTGGTTCATACCATTCATGTTATTGTTGATGCATCATCTCGGCAATCAACCAAATGTCATGCTGCAACAGTAGTGTTGGGAAAGAATGTGTTTCTGCCAAAACCATGATCTTTATCCAATGTTAACTGGGTACTGGGGAGTTATAAAGAACAAgtgaaagcaaaaagaaaatagtgaatgaatgaaaataaaaagaaatggagAAATAGATGCTGTATCGTGGTCTCAAACTGTGTAAAAGGTGCATGCAATGGTTtgtaggaaaaaaaattcaaatagaTCACTCAACTTTTGCATTTGCTTTTCTGTCTGCACGCCATAGTCATAAACTTGAATAAAAAGTACTGTAAGTAAGTCGTGTCAAAAACTGTACAGTAAACCGGCATTTCGAATACAGTTTACCTTTCAAATCACAAAGGGGATCCACTACTTTTCAATAACTGAACAAAGTAAATACATGCCGATGTGAAATCAGGTTTTTTTATTGCCAGTACATTGAACACCTAATTAAGAAATCCGGTTCATATACAAAGGCCAGCATAGCCGTGCGTTTCCATTACAGTGTCACTCAGAGTCCACAGAGAGGAATGAGATTGGTGTTGCTCGGATCAGTCTCTTTTGACCAACTTTAAATCTCTGACTTCAACCCAGGTTTTCTAACCTCGGCTGAGgtctaacattaaaaaaaactaaaggttTCCAGGGTTCCATCCATTTCTGTTATTATACACCTTGGGCTGACCCCTGCAGAGGAACAGTCAGAGAGAAAGGCCACTTAGGAGGGTGAAAGCACACAACACGTGCTCGTCTCTCACTCTACAGCGACATGCCACAGAACGGACAGGTTAAATACATTAAAACCCAAGTATCCCAGTCAACACAGTGCTCTGAAGATCAAGATGTTCCTTGGTCTGCCGTGGACTGCATGGCAAAAATGCTGATCAAAAGTACCGGGAGACAGTTAGCAATCTCCTCAACTGATTTTAATAGCATGCAGCTGGATTTCTCCTacagtaaaaaataataataatttacaatTAAATCTCTTTAATTAAGTGATCTAAATGAATACATATGGAACACAAGACTTATTTTGTGGTCAATATTTAAAACCTTTGAAACATAAATGCTTTATCATTAGTAGATAAAATATACAAACCAAGATGAAATACCCTTTTTATGTCCCATATACAGTATAAATATTAAACTAGACATGATTTTTAACCTACTTTATAGTAATATTAAACATAAATGGAAGTGTTCAAAAATAATGGATTTTCCTGCGTATACTGTCTTCCCCTTTCTGAGTGGTCGCTATAAACAACAAACTGCCCTTTCCTTTACGAAAAATGACATGGAAAAGAAGGCTTTGATTACATATTCtaggtaaaaaataaaaaaaaaagaacagagagAGTGAGAGGCAGCTTTGGCACTAAGGTTTTGCAAAGACCTGCCTCCTGCCAGACAAACTCACGGCAGGAGTTCATCTCTGTGCTTTAGTCTGCAGCCAGCGTGTGTTAAATATGTCTTTGGGTGAGAGCGTGTTTGCATCAGCAGAGAAACAAGATGTGGTGACCATTCAGAGAAGGCACATGGCTGAGCACCAAAGGCTTCTTATAAGGCTTCAAACTCGTCGATCCTCTGCTTGGTGTTGCCCGACCGGATCTGTCGCAGGGTCTTGTATTTGTCTCGGCCGGCCCGCACGTTCTCACTGTGAAGGATGTCATTCTGGGTGTTCTTGGATTCATCACGAGCATGAGCCAGCTCTGAGGTCAGAGCCTGAGGGGGTGAAAAGAAGAAGCGAGGGAAGATCAGACAACAAAACCCACAATGTCCCACTGACACAGTTGTATCACGAAAATAGACCGCAGTGATGTCATCATGACACTGAAATGTTCTGGCCTTTGTGTGAAAACACCATCTTCTTGTCTTCTGTACTGATTGAGAACTTTTCATTCTTTTAACATCATTGTGGAAATTTCTGAAGGCATGAGTAGCAAAAATCGAACACAAGGAGCACATAAAACCAGCATTTACGCAACTATAATGAGAATCTGAAACTTCTCGGTTCTTTTATTAGTTTTTAAAAGAGGATTTGGATGGAACTGAACGGCCCTACAGACAATCGGAGCTGCAAAATATATAAAGAAGTATAGAGCATGCGTCATACAGAGGCATCCGGAAACTGAATTTTGAAcctttgatttgaaaaaaagtaaaaaatgtcCAAGTCAATAACTTGGAAAAAGTTCAAAAACAAATCTGTCTCTTTTTATATCTCCATGGGCCTGCTTTAATATTGAAAATGCAGAAGTTTTTAACAAGGTGTGTAGCAGCATCACAGGGAGAAAGCTGTTCATCTCGGTTTAATCAAACAGATTCAGTTTAGTAGGAAAAGTGCGTAAGCTGTCGGTTGTACTCTGGTGTGGAATAAACAACCAAACCAAGATTATCTAAAGAGAAGGCCCTCGTTAAACTCATTTGTGGTGGAAAAGCAAAATGCCAACCACAGGATTCTGTGTTCATACACATGATTTTAGGATGAAAGCTTACAGTTAAATCCGACAGCTTTCTGCGAGCCGATGTCCAGATGTGACATATAGTCTGCATTTGAGCCTGGCTCACACAGTCCTCACCTTCAGCTGTTTCTGGACACGTTCGTTCTTCTCAGCCTCCGTCAGACGGTCCTCTTCGTTGCGGTGGTCGTTGATGCCATCCATCTGCAGGTCAGCGCTGTGCGTGCTGGCGTTCTCCTCGCTGTCGCTGTTGTCATCCAGGTGGTCGTACatgggaggaggtggaggtggcggGGGCACTGTCATCACCATGTGCAGTTCCTCCTTGGTCTTTATCAGATCATCCTGGGCTTCTTGGGCCTGGTGACAACAGAGAGGGTCACTCAGTTTCCTAAATTTATGGGATTCGACTTACTGTACAGCACCATCACGGAAAACAAATGCAAAACATTGTGTATCGGACAGCTTTGGCCAGTAAGACATTCGTAACACGAAGTATAACCAAGTCCAATTCCATTCCTGAGACAGATTGAACTTACATGCTTTAATGAGTGAGGGAAAACAATACACAACAATTAAAGCTCTCACTTTGAGCTGCCATGTGTCGGCCTCCACCTCCTTGCGCTTCTTGGCCTCCTCGAGCAGCGAAATCTTCGCTGTGTGCTCCGCCAGCTCTGCAGACTGATacaaaacaacacatttaatatagtcatgaaaacagacaaagaaaaacataacaaaacTTCATTTTGGATGTCATTTATGAACGTTTTAGGTCACAGATCAAGAACAAAATGAGTGATTCCTTTTGGTCTCTGTGCTGTTAGTATCATGTTTGAGGCAGATTTACAGTCACAAATGTGGCAGTAATGACAATATTTATCTATTTTCACATTTACTTTTATGTCCTCAAGAACACAAACTCAGCCATGAGAAATTTTGATATACTGGAAGAATCCTTTCTGAAACTTAATGGAAAGTATGAAATGATTTGCCAAAAAAAGTCAAAGTATCAGTTTCAACATGTGAATGCTGGAAAGTCTTAATGTAACTATAAAACTAAAGACAAGCAATTTTAAATGGTACAAACAGCCACTATTTTCTTACAATATATGAAAGTTTAACAACTACCTCGACTGAATGAAAATTAATCAAATTCTTTCCTTTATTTTCCATTTGTGTACGTATCAAAGACATTTCTGACAATCCGTTTTTGTCAATCGGAAGTTATTTCTAAGATCTGAAGGAAGGAGTAACCTGAAAAATATACAGTATTCATCATAAAATGAGAATTTGTTGCTTCACTATTAGTTCACAGAGAACTGGACCTCTTAATGCTTTactttcaaaatataaaatcatTTGTAGTTGAACGTTTCATAACCAGGCCTGTCACAACTAACCACTAAATCTCATTTACGAACGTCATGATCATGTCCACACTATCATCATAACTGTCTTGGAAGGGTTATTATCCACAAAgcacagaaaagaaaagcactAAACCTGCCAGTGATCAATTTAAAAAAGCTCTCTGACAtggctttgtttgtttgtttctatgaCAACAATATCTCAACCCTTAATTTCCACATAAAGTGTTCATGATAAATTAGCTCTACCCCCTGCATTATCTGTTTGTCACCCTACTATTTTCTAAACATATTTTTTCACCATGAGCACCACATAGAGGAAGCTTTCCCTCGTATTGTCAACGGATGAGCCCGTCACAACTCAGTCTGACAGTCACAGCACAGGAAGAGGTTGCTGTATGACACCATTCGTAGGAGACAGCAGTACAACGAATATCAATATTATTATCTTCAGTTCTCTTGGTTACCGAGGGTGGCAGTTTCTGAGCATATGATTGGTTTCCTGAAATTAAGAACTGTGATGACACCAGTTCCTTCAATTCAGAGATTTTCAACTTTTAGGGCTCAGTGCAACCACACAAGCAAAAACGCTTTCCTCTAGGCAGCCACTCTCTACTCAgtgggaacaaaatggatgGAAACATCTTGGCTCTGGACACAAGCAGCTGGGGGAAACTAACAGAAAAGTCATATCTCCACATTATTTTTTCACCAAGCCCCTGTGCAGTTTTTCTTCAGAAAGCCTAAAATGCAACCAAAAATTGTCCctacatttgaaacatttgctCCAACTTATCAAATCCTCACTCTGCTTATGTTGTTATAGTGGCATAAAATTGGGCAGAGAAAGATTGGTATCCACTGTGACTACACATCGCAGCTGTTGAACTACATATGACGGAAAAACCAAAGCTACAACCAGATTTGGTAAACCACGATGACACGTCAGCATGAGAGATGAAGCTGGCTCTGTGAGATGTCTGACCGTGTAGCCCCTGCAGGTGTCGTGGCACATTCCTTCAGACCACCAGAACAATGTGATTAGCTTGTTTTTCACAGCACTGAACTAACAGAGCTCAGCATCGCACACTGCACCTCCTTTAGCAGTTCAGCATGTGCAAGTTGACTTCATCCCACAAGGGAGCACCAAGCCGTGAAGCTGTTATGTGAAAGGTGCTCGGCTGGAAAGTTCTATCGCTCAACAAGAGGGACTCGGGGCACTATCACTAATACGTTACATGCtttcaaacatttaaaacatgatGACGACACAGAGGCCCGACATAACGCCACATGGAGA is part of the Odontesthes bonariensis isolate fOdoBon6 chromosome 24, fOdoBon6.hap1, whole genome shotgun sequence genome and harbors:
- the sytl3 gene encoding synaptotagmin-like protein 3 produces the protein MDLSFLQVLERETVLEVLRRDKQLRIIEEDRIRRMKYELQELRRKGAKSFARQYSERTCARCQRPLGKFWNSGAVCRGCSHRICSKCRIGAADWKCTVCYAYRDVKIRSGEWFLEEKLKKFPVTTDRFETVGEKVLKIYNVLSSHISVVPPTPPPHLDYHFLSRSGDLKNSKPFTKSMENLMVSFTSHIKKMSNSQNDVREDLLRVDNGRKRSCFNFCTQKSLSETDISKSSTLFKVPSLPNLFKKNKDSDHEGSSTGAEEETSFSSEQSGGKRGSCSSISTDCSLFESISVAGELELAVAYNSNRSCLDITVGACRNLTYGDSKRKCHPYVKLYVLPDKSCKLKTSVKKNTTDPVFNEVLKYDVERHLLFGKRLQATVWHSGTLKRKVFLGEVLIPLDAWRSKDMALHCFNWYPLCPKGENPSGNAVGTNGELQARVKYSSNNLGV